Proteins co-encoded in one Brassica oleracea var. oleracea cultivar TO1000 chromosome C4, BOL, whole genome shotgun sequence genomic window:
- the LOC106340319 gene encoding uncharacterized protein LOC106340319 isoform X4 has protein sequence MPSGAKKRKALKKKKELEAFGACPSNKGLLNISGYDEHGSQDEGESDGNLSSSCSQGNGEFWTRDPSPSPLSGLGKSTVKEKTEDANAPQGQEAIDEGFTALGRGTGQEENGVDKSKQVEISDSVQHKSDESEEKHRPEEAKEGSIPVSEVPETSKDVKSVKESEVPECSQEKALEDKLQASISQDLLGYC, from the exons ATGCCGTCTGGTGCGAAGAAGAGAAAGGCCTTGAAGAAGAAGAAGGAGCTGGAAGCTTTTGGAGCCTGTCCAAGCAACAAAG GTTTACTGAACATCTCAGGGTATGATGAACATGGAAGCCAAGATGAGGGAGAAAGTGATGGAAATTTGAGTTCCTCTTGTTCTCAAGGAAATGGGGAATTTTGGACAAGAGATCCATCACCTTCTCCCTTATCTGGTCTAGGGAAAAGCACTGTCAAAGAGAAAACAGAAGATGCAAACGCTCCTCAAGGACAAGAAGCGATAGATGAAGGCTTTACAGCACTTGGACGAGGAACAGGCCAAGAGGAGAATGGTGTGGACAAAAGCAAGCAAGTTGAAATTTCGGATTCTGTCCAGCATAAGTCTGATGAAAGTGAAGAGAAGCATAGACCAGAAGAAGCAAAGGAGGGTAGCATTCCAGTATCTGAAGTGCCAGAAACAAGCAAAGATGTCAAGAGTGTGAAAGAATCTGAAGTGCCAGAATGTTCTCAAGAGAAG GCTCTGGAAGATAAATTACAGGCAAGTATTAGCCAAGACTTACTTGGCTACTGTTGA
- the LOC106340319 gene encoding uncharacterized protein LOC106340319 isoform X3, whose protein sequence is MPSGAKKRKALKKKKELEAFGACPSNKGYDEHGSQDEGESDGNLSSSCSQGNGEFWTRDPSPSPLSGLGKSTVKEKTEDANAPQGQEAIDEGFTALGRGTGQEENGVDKSKQVEISDSVQHKSDESEEKHRPEEAKEGSIPVSEVPETSKDVKSVKESEVPECSQEKSLLLSGPPVVRTSWLSCCGLFDVMAGSGR, encoded by the exons ATGCCGTCTGGTGCGAAGAAGAGAAAGGCCTTGAAGAAGAAGAAGGAGCTGGAAGCTTTTGGAGCCTGTCCAAGCAACAAAG GGTATGATGAACATGGAAGCCAAGATGAGGGAGAAAGTGATGGAAATTTGAGTTCCTCTTGTTCTCAAGGAAATGGGGAATTTTGGACAAGAGATCCATCACCTTCTCCCTTATCTGGTCTAGGGAAAAGCACTGTCAAAGAGAAAACAGAAGATGCAAACGCTCCTCAAGGACAAGAAGCGATAGATGAAGGCTTTACAGCACTTGGACGAGGAACAGGCCAAGAGGAGAATGGTGTGGACAAAAGCAAGCAAGTTGAAATTTCGGATTCTGTCCAGCATAAGTCTGATGAAAGTGAAGAGAAGCATAGACCAGAAGAAGCAAAGGAGGGTAGCATTCCAGTATCTGAAGTGCCAGAAACAAGCAAAGATGTCAAGAGTGTGAAAGAATCTGAAGTGCCAGAATGTTCTCAAGAGAAG AGTCTTTTGCTTTCTGGTCCACCAGTTGTTCGAACCTCGTGGCTAAGTTGCTGCGGTTTGTTTGATGTGATGGCAGGCTCTGGAAGATAA
- the LOC106340319 gene encoding uncharacterized protein LOC106340319 isoform X2, translated as MPSGAKKRKALKKKKELEAFGACPSNKGINDHGYDEHGSQDEGESDGNLSSSCSQGNGEFWTRDPSPSPLSGLGKSTVKEKTEDANAPQGQEAIDEGFTALGRGTGQEENGVDKSKQVEISDSVQHKSDESEEKHRPEEAKEGSIPVSEVPETSKDVKSVKESEVPECSQEKSLLLSGPPVVRTSWLSCCGLFDVMAGSGR; from the exons ATGCCGTCTGGTGCGAAGAAGAGAAAGGCCTTGAAGAAGAAGAAGGAGCTGGAAGCTTTTGGAGCCTGTCCAAGCAACAAAGGTATCAATGATCATG GGTATGATGAACATGGAAGCCAAGATGAGGGAGAAAGTGATGGAAATTTGAGTTCCTCTTGTTCTCAAGGAAATGGGGAATTTTGGACAAGAGATCCATCACCTTCTCCCTTATCTGGTCTAGGGAAAAGCACTGTCAAAGAGAAAACAGAAGATGCAAACGCTCCTCAAGGACAAGAAGCGATAGATGAAGGCTTTACAGCACTTGGACGAGGAACAGGCCAAGAGGAGAATGGTGTGGACAAAAGCAAGCAAGTTGAAATTTCGGATTCTGTCCAGCATAAGTCTGATGAAAGTGAAGAGAAGCATAGACCAGAAGAAGCAAAGGAGGGTAGCATTCCAGTATCTGAAGTGCCAGAAACAAGCAAAGATGTCAAGAGTGTGAAAGAATCTGAAGTGCCAGAATGTTCTCAAGAGAAG AGTCTTTTGCTTTCTGGTCCACCAGTTGTTCGAACCTCGTGGCTAAGTTGCTGCGGTTTGTTTGATGTGATGGCAGGCTCTGGAAGATAA
- the LOC106340319 gene encoding uncharacterized protein LOC106340319 isoform X1: MPSGAKKRKALKKKKELEAFGACPSNKGLLNISGYDEHGSQDEGESDGNLSSSCSQGNGEFWTRDPSPSPLSGLGKSTVKEKTEDANAPQGQEAIDEGFTALGRGTGQEENGVDKSKQVEISDSVQHKSDESEEKHRPEEAKEGSIPVSEVPETSKDVKSVKESEVPECSQEKSLLLSGPPVVRTSWLSCCGLFDVMAGSGR; this comes from the exons ATGCCGTCTGGTGCGAAGAAGAGAAAGGCCTTGAAGAAGAAGAAGGAGCTGGAAGCTTTTGGAGCCTGTCCAAGCAACAAAG GTTTACTGAACATCTCAGGGTATGATGAACATGGAAGCCAAGATGAGGGAGAAAGTGATGGAAATTTGAGTTCCTCTTGTTCTCAAGGAAATGGGGAATTTTGGACAAGAGATCCATCACCTTCTCCCTTATCTGGTCTAGGGAAAAGCACTGTCAAAGAGAAAACAGAAGATGCAAACGCTCCTCAAGGACAAGAAGCGATAGATGAAGGCTTTACAGCACTTGGACGAGGAACAGGCCAAGAGGAGAATGGTGTGGACAAAAGCAAGCAAGTTGAAATTTCGGATTCTGTCCAGCATAAGTCTGATGAAAGTGAAGAGAAGCATAGACCAGAAGAAGCAAAGGAGGGTAGCATTCCAGTATCTGAAGTGCCAGAAACAAGCAAAGATGTCAAGAGTGTGAAAGAATCTGAAGTGCCAGAATGTTCTCAAGAGAAG AGTCTTTTGCTTTCTGGTCCACCAGTTGTTCGAACCTCGTGGCTAAGTTGCTGCGGTTTGTTTGATGTGATGGCAGGCTCTGGAAGATAA